In a genomic window of Ignisphaera sp.:
- a CDS encoding ABC transporter ATP-binding protein: MRKAVEIINLVKKFGNFVAVDNLSLDIYEGEIFGLLGPNGSGKTTTLLTITTVYKPTSGDVRVFGYSVVKDGDIVRRLVGMAFQEPKALGIDKPYDLLMWHARIVGYSTNDAKKIVKEVMDALGLWEHRDKYFYQLSGGTRKKVEIAKILIQRPRVAIFDEPTAQVDVISKHVLWDAIKELRKEGSTIIISTNDMFEAERVCERIAIIYRGKLRAVGTVQELKDSMPYGDIIELSVASKDIDVSKVVGVLNSFGKVSVNGNTFMVYVNRGEEKAIEIVDALKQQGITISRIMVKEPTLDDVFFYLTGAKLKED; encoded by the coding sequence TTGAGAAAAGCTGTTGAAATAATAAATCTTGTTAAAAAGTTTGGAAACTTTGTTGCCGTAGACAACCTATCTCTGGATATCTACGAGGGGGAAATATTTGGTCTGCTGGGACCAAATGGAAGTGGCAAAACAACAACACTTCTAACAATAACCACAGTCTACAAGCCTACATCAGGTGATGTGAGAGTCTTTGGCTATAGTGTTGTGAAGGATGGTGATATAGTAAGAAGGCTTGTTGGAATGGCTTTTCAAGAGCCTAAAGCGCTTGGCATAGACAAGCCCTATGACCTGCTAATGTGGCATGCGAGAATAGTTGGCTATTCAACAAATGATGCAAAGAAAATTGTGAAAGAGGTTATGGATGCCCTTGGTCTTTGGGAGCACAGAGATAAGTACTTCTATCAATTGAGTGGTGGCACAAGAAAAAAGGTTGAGATAGCAAAGATTCTTATCCAAAGGCCGAGGGTAGCTATTTTCGATGAGCCAACAGCGCAGGTAGATGTTATTTCTAAGCATGTTCTATGGGATGCCATTAAGGAGCTGAGAAAAGAGGGATCAACAATAATCATCTCGACAAATGATATGTTTGAGGCTGAAAGAGTTTGTGAGAGAATAGCAATAATATACAGAGGCAAGCTAAGGGCTGTGGGAACGGTTCAAGAACTTAAGGACTCGATGCCCTATGGAGATATTATAGAGTTGTCTGTGGCTAGCAAAGATATTGATGTTTCAAAGGTTGTGGGGGTTCTGAATAGCTTTGGGAAGGTTTCAGTAAATGGAAACACGTTTATGGTCTATGTAAACAGAGGCGAGGAAAAAGCCATAGAAATTGTTGATGCTCTGAAGCAACAAGGTATTACCATATCTAGGATAATGGTAAAAGAACCTACACTCGATGATGTATTCTTTTACTTAACTGGTGCTAAGCTAAAAGAGGATTAG
- a CDS encoding NADP-dependent isocitrate dehydrogenase, whose product MRKISMDKPIVEIDGDEMARVMWHWVKEKLIEPYIDLKTEYYDLHIKVRDETNDEITIRAAEAIKRLGVGVKCATITPNVERVKEYNLKREWRSPNATIREILDGTLFRAPIIVSNIKPAVRFWTKPIVVARHAFGDIYSGTGLRVDEPGEAYIVYRGASGREYKVKIGSLPSAGVIQAYYNLDKSIYSFARAVFKYATMFNLDVWFATKETISKVYDARFKEIFQEVYEKEFKDEFSKRGLKYEYYLIDDAYSRAMRSEGGFVWATKNYDGDVISDMVASAYSGSLAMMTSELLSPEGYYMAEAAHGTVQRHYYRYLKGEKTSTNPTAIIFAWSRGLRRRGELDNNSELVRFSELLEKAVIKTIEVDRVMTQDIAKVSEPPLNFVASTEEFIEAIRKNLEHVLKQ is encoded by the coding sequence ATGAGGAAAATATCTATGGATAAACCTATTGTTGAGATAGATGGGGACGAGATGGCCAGGGTGATGTGGCACTGGGTCAAGGAGAAACTCATAGAGCCGTACATTGATTTAAAGACCGAATATTATGATCTCCACATAAAGGTTAGGGATGAGACAAACGATGAGATTACCATAAGGGCGGCAGAAGCCATCAAGAGGCTTGGGGTTGGCGTTAAATGCGCAACTATAACACCAAATGTGGAAAGGGTTAAGGAATATAATCTTAAGAGGGAGTGGAGATCCCCTAATGCAACAATTAGAGAGATTCTCGATGGCACACTCTTTAGAGCTCCAATTATTGTGAGCAACATTAAGCCTGCTGTTAGGTTCTGGACAAAGCCAATTGTTGTTGCAAGACATGCATTTGGCGATATCTACTCAGGAACTGGTCTAAGGGTTGATGAACCTGGCGAGGCTTATATAGTCTACAGAGGGGCTAGCGGAAGGGAATATAAGGTGAAGATAGGCTCTCTCCCCTCAGCAGGGGTTATACAAGCATATTACAACCTAGACAAGTCTATATACTCATTCGCTAGAGCTGTCTTCAAATATGCTACTATGTTTAATTTGGATGTGTGGTTTGCAACAAAAGAGACTATATCCAAGGTCTATGACGCTAGATTCAAGGAGATATTCCAGGAGGTGTATGAGAAGGAGTTCAAAGATGAGTTCTCGAAAAGAGGGCTAAAATATGAGTATTACCTAATTGACGATGCTTATTCTAGGGCTATGAGATCTGAAGGGGGGTTTGTATGGGCAACGAAGAACTATGACGGTGATGTCATCTCGGATATGGTGGCATCTGCATACTCGGGAAGCCTAGCTATGATGACGTCAGAGCTTCTATCCCCAGAGGGCTACTACATGGCTGAGGCAGCTCATGGAACTGTTCAGAGACACTACTACAGATATTTAAAGGGGGAGAAGACATCGACAAACCCAACAGCAATAATATTTGCCTGGTCGAGAGGGCTCAGAAGAAGAGGTGAGCTAGACAACAACAGCGAGCTGGTAAGATTCTCAGAGTTGCTTGAAAAAGCTGTTATAAAGACTATCGAGGTTGATAGGGTGATGACCCAGGACATAGCAAAGGTTTCTGAGCCTCCGCTGAATTTTGTTGCATCAACAGAGGAGTTTATAGAGGCTATTCGAAAGAACCTCGAGCATGTGTTGAAACAATGA
- a CDS encoding pyridoxal phosphate-dependent aminotransferase yields the protein MRQAPTSTIRDVIDFLRGETGFIYTARARELSKKGFKVINFGVGQPDFPTPRHIVEEAKKALDDGFTGYTEVAGIPELRQAIAEYLNGRYGSDVKPDEVIVTPGAKAALFLAFAAYIRPGDEVIIPDPSYYVYPEITKFLGGKPIYVPLKWLGSEGGFELDVDAIEKAVTSRTRAIVINNPHNPTGALFTSREITKILEIAIDRNILVIVDEIYDNFVYEGEFKSFMSFENWRDYIVYANGFSKTFSMTGWRLGYLVVRGDIASKLTKLAVNMWTCATSFVQRAGVKALKGDWSPVREMLETFRRRRDVMVSELNKIDGVVVWRSRGAFYLYPNIRKVLNKLNKDVETFANKLLEEKHVAVLPGTVFSETNFGRDFIRLSFALNEELIVEGINRLKNFIDEHQKS from the coding sequence TTGAGGCAAGCGCCAACAAGCACTATAAGAGATGTTATAGATTTTCTGAGGGGGGAGACAGGCTTCATCTACACAGCAAGAGCTAGAGAGCTATCGAAAAAGGGCTTCAAGGTTATAAACTTTGGTGTAGGCCAACCAGATTTTCCAACACCGAGGCACATAGTTGAAGAGGCTAAGAAGGCTCTTGACGACGGTTTCACAGGGTATACAGAGGTTGCCGGAATACCAGAGCTCAGACAGGCTATAGCAGAGTATTTGAATGGGAGATATGGATCCGATGTAAAGCCAGACGAGGTTATTGTTACACCTGGTGCAAAAGCCGCTTTGTTCCTAGCCTTTGCAGCTTACATAAGACCTGGTGACGAGGTTATAATACCAGACCCCTCATACTATGTGTACCCCGAGATAACAAAGTTTCTCGGTGGAAAACCCATTTATGTGCCTCTGAAGTGGCTTGGTTCTGAGGGAGGCTTTGAACTAGATGTAGATGCAATTGAAAAAGCTGTGACAAGCAGGACGAGAGCCATAGTTATAAACAATCCACACAACCCAACAGGAGCTTTATTCACATCGAGGGAGATTACAAAGATTTTAGAAATAGCCATTGATAGAAACATTCTGGTTATAGTAGACGAGATCTATGACAACTTCGTCTATGAGGGAGAATTCAAGTCTTTCATGAGCTTCGAGAACTGGAGAGACTATATTGTCTATGCAAATGGGTTCTCAAAAACCTTCTCAATGACTGGCTGGAGACTTGGATACCTTGTTGTTAGAGGAGATATCGCATCTAAGCTAACAAAACTAGCTGTAAACATGTGGACCTGCGCTACCTCATTTGTGCAGAGAGCAGGGGTGAAAGCACTGAAAGGTGATTGGAGTCCGGTGAGAGAGATGTTAGAAACGTTTAGAAGAAGAAGAGATGTTATGGTTAGCGAGCTCAACAAGATTGACGGCGTGGTTGTGTGGAGAAGCAGAGGAGCATTCTATCTATATCCCAACATCAGAAAAGTTTTGAACAAGCTCAACAAAGATGTTGAAACATTTGCCAACAAGCTTCTAGAGGAGAAGCATGTAGCGGTGTTGCCAGGGACAGTATTTTCTGAAACAAATTTTGGCAGAGATTTCATAAGACTTAGCTTTGCATTGAATGAAGAGCTTATTGTTGAGGGCATCAATAGGTTGAAGAACTTTATTGACGAGCATCAAAAATCATAA
- a CDS encoding NAD(P)-binding domain-containing protein — MSEHPRIGLIGFGRMGKAMALGFARAGIEKTCVVVYDKVSQARADAESLGFRVVEKAEDAFTDSEIIIVAVKPGDVEEALKDLADFASNKIVVSIAAAIPLKRFENLLPKSTIYRAMPNIAVEINRGFIALSPPSRKDEYIEKVFNLLGTVEWVDEKILDMLTFYSASTPAMVAELFDAFLLSALRAGVPYNIAKKALSTVFQGVGALLEMKGSSELRDSVITPKGVTIKAIEKIYVYGAKQILLKALNDAYDEYEQMLHRN; from the coding sequence TTGTCCGAGCACCCGAGAATAGGATTGATAGGCTTTGGCAGAATGGGCAAAGCAATGGCACTGGGCTTTGCAAGAGCCGGCATAGAGAAAACTTGTGTTGTAGTCTATGATAAGGTTTCTCAGGCTAGAGCAGATGCAGAATCTCTTGGATTTAGAGTGGTGGAGAAGGCCGAGGATGCTTTCACAGACTCTGAAATCATTATAGTTGCTGTAAAGCCAGGGGATGTCGAAGAGGCTCTGAAAGACCTAGCCGATTTCGCTAGCAACAAAATTGTTGTATCCATAGCAGCAGCAATTCCGTTGAAGAGGTTTGAGAACCTTTTACCAAAATCCACTATCTATAGAGCAATGCCGAACATAGCTGTAGAAATAAACAGGGGATTCATAGCACTCTCACCTCCAAGTAGAAAAGATGAGTATATTGAGAAGGTTTTCAACCTTCTAGGAACAGTTGAATGGGTCGATGAAAAAATCTTGGATATGCTAACATTCTACTCAGCATCGACCCCAGCCATGGTTGCTGAACTATTTGACGCATTTCTATTATCTGCGCTAAGGGCTGGGGTGCCATATAACATAGCTAAGAAAGCTCTCTCTACAGTGTTTCAGGGTGTAGGAGCACTTCTAGAGATGAAAGGTTCTAGCGAGCTAAGAGATAGTGTGATAACCCCAAAAGGTGTTACAATAAAAGCTATAGAGAAGATCTATGTGTATGGAGCGAAACAAATACTTTTGAAGGCATTGAATGATGCGTACGACGAATATGAGCAGATGTTGCATAGGAACTAA
- a CDS encoding FAD-dependent oxidoreductase, with protein sequence MLKIYDVLIVGGGPAGYTAALMLKRLSPETSVAVVRREEKVLIPCAIPYLFNSIDSIDKNILSDEPLRKLGVEIFVDEVTSVDLSGRSVKTLKSGELGFKRLVLATGSRPKRLGVDGENLKNVYHIVKDYNYLREAIAAVRDASNVVIVGGGFVGVEIADDLSKTGKNVTLVEVLPHCLLKNFDEDFAVLAEEELKKRGVNIKTGVTVSKILGSGRVERVRLSNGEEISADVVIIAVGVEPNTDLARAMNLRVGVTGGIVVDSCRRSSNPIVYAVGDCVERLDLVTGKPVLVQLASAATTDARMATLHIAANASCRYIGHVGAFSTRVGEIVFGAVGVTESRAREEGIEYVVGVGEAVDKHPTILPGAKAVKLKLLVSKTTGEIIGAQVAGGQSVAELINMVSVLMQNKTHLLDLLSLQIATHPWLTPSPVTYPLYTATLDAYKKLR encoded by the coding sequence TTGCTGAAGATATATGACGTTTTGATTGTTGGGGGTGGGCCAGCTGGATACACAGCTGCACTTATGTTGAAGAGGCTTAGCCCTGAAACGTCTGTTGCTGTTGTTAGGCGTGAGGAGAAGGTTCTGATCCCCTGCGCCATACCCTATCTATTCAACTCTATAGATAGTATCGACAAGAATATACTCAGCGACGAACCGTTGCGTAAGCTAGGTGTTGAGATTTTCGTCGACGAGGTCACATCAGTTGATTTGAGTGGAAGATCCGTCAAAACGTTGAAAAGTGGGGAGCTTGGTTTCAAGAGACTTGTTTTGGCGACTGGTTCTAGGCCTAAGAGACTTGGTGTAGATGGCGAGAACTTGAAGAATGTTTACCACATAGTCAAAGACTATAACTATTTGAGGGAGGCGATAGCCGCTGTTAGAGATGCTTCAAACGTGGTTATTGTTGGAGGCGGTTTTGTAGGTGTTGAGATAGCGGATGATCTTTCGAAAACAGGTAAAAATGTTACCTTGGTTGAGGTTCTCCCTCACTGCCTTCTCAAAAACTTTGATGAGGACTTCGCTGTCTTGGCTGAGGAGGAGCTGAAGAAGCGTGGTGTGAATATAAAGACTGGTGTAACTGTCTCGAAGATACTGGGTAGTGGAAGGGTTGAAAGGGTTAGGCTATCGAATGGCGAGGAGATTTCAGCCGATGTTGTCATTATAGCTGTTGGTGTTGAGCCCAACACAGATTTGGCTAGGGCCATGAATCTGAGGGTAGGTGTTACAGGTGGTATAGTTGTTGATAGCTGTAGAAGATCTAGCAACCCGATTGTCTATGCCGTTGGAGATTGTGTAGAGAGACTCGATCTGGTGACTGGAAAGCCTGTGCTTGTGCAACTGGCTTCTGCCGCAACAACAGATGCTAGAATGGCTACACTACACATAGCTGCTAACGCATCTTGTAGGTACATCGGACATGTTGGTGCATTCTCAACAAGGGTAGGGGAGATTGTTTTTGGGGCCGTGGGTGTAACGGAGAGCAGGGCTAGAGAGGAGGGGATAGAATATGTTGTTGGAGTTGGAGAGGCTGTAGACAAGCACCCAACTATACTCCCAGGAGCCAAAGCGGTAAAGCTAAAGCTGTTGGTGTCAAAAACAACTGGAGAGATAATAGGGGCTCAGGTAGCAGGGGGTCAATCGGTTGCTGAATTGATAAACATGGTCAGCGTACTGATGCAGAACAAGACCCACCTACTAGATTTGCTATCGCTACAGATAGCAACGCATCCATGGCTAACGCCATCCCCAGTTACATACCCACTCTACACAGCTACTCTAGATGCATATAAGAAACTTAGATGA